The Bacteroides sp. AN502(2024) DNA segment CAAAGATGGCAATACAATTCGAGTTTTATAAGAATCCCCAACCGGAGAAAGAAGGAGAAGAACCTAGTTATCACCCGCGGGTGGTTAATTTTCAACATGTGACCACTCAAAAGCTGGCAAGAGAAATCCATATGGCAACTACTTTCGGGAAAGCGGAAGTAGAAGCCATGCTAATGGAATTGAGCAGATGTATGGGAAACCACCTACGTGAAGGAGAACGAATACATCTGGATGGAATCGGCTATTTCCAAATTACATTACAGGCTACCGAACCTGTACATTCGCTTGCCACTCGCGCAGACAAAGTGAAGCTAAAATCTATTAACTTCCAGGCCGACAGAGATTTAAAAAGTTTATGTATGAGTACTCACTTACGACGTTCGAAATACA contains these protein-coding regions:
- a CDS encoding HU family DNA-binding protein; the encoded protein is MAIQFEFYKNPQPEKEGEEPSYHPRVVNFQHVTTQKLAREIHMATTFGKAEVEAMLMELSRCMGNHLREGERIHLDGIGYFQITLQATEPVHSLATRADKVKLKSINFQADRDLKSLCMSTHLRRSKYKPHSASLSEEEIDKKLTAYFATHPVLTRSNMQSLCCFTQSMASRQIRRLKAQGNLQNIGKPTQPIYVPAPGHYEK